Part of the SAR324 cluster bacterium genome is shown below.
CCAGCATATACGCAGAATCCGCGGAGACGGATTGATTGTTGGAACATCCACTGGCAGTACGGCTTATCTGCTGTCAGCCGGGTGTCCCATTGTCATGCCTGAAGTGCGTTGTATGATTTTGGCTGGATTGAATGAGTATAATTTCACCGCACGTCATCTGATTGTCGACCATACTTCTGAAATCAAGATTCAAATCACAGCCTTCACCCGGGAAACAGACATTTATTTGTCCGTGGATGGCAAAGAGAAACTGCCGTTGGCCATCAATGACAAAATTATAGTGAAAGAATCCAACCTGCGGGCCAAACTGATATTCATGGACAGCAACTATTTTTTTAATAATTTATCCACCCGACTGGCCTGGAACGATGGGTTGAATCGTAATTGAACCGCAAAACTTCAACCTTTGACACACACCACCTGTTTCAGACAGGCAACCACTTCCACCAGATCACTCTGGGCGTTCATCACAACATCAATGTCCTTGTAGGCTCCGGGGATTTCATCCAGAACATGTTGATCCTTGCGGCATTCCACTCCCTGCGTTTGATATTCCAGATCATGGACGGAAAATTGTTTTTGTGCCCTGGTACGTGACATCTGCCGTCCGGCACCATGACTGCATGAACAGAAGCTGTCCTCATTGCCTTTGCCCTTGACGATATAGGACTTTGAGCCCATTGACCCTGGAATAATGCCAAAATCATTGGCTTGTGCCCGAACAGCGCCTTTGCGGGTGACATAAACATCCTCGCCAAAATGATGTTCCAGTTCCGCATAATTGTGATGGCAATTGACAGACATCTGGATTCCCAACGGATGGCCTTCATTCAGTCTTTTGGCCAATACACCCAGAATGCGATCCATCATCACTTCACGGTTGCGGAACGCGTATTTCTGCGCCCATTGAAGATCATTCCAGTAACTGTGAAATTCAGAGGTTCCCTGTACAAAATAAGACAACTCGGGGTCTGGTGCCTTCTGTTCCATGAGTTTGTTCAGATATTTTGCAGAGTTAATGTGGCATGTTGCCAGCGCATTGCCAATATGCCGTGAACCGCTGTGGAGCATGACCCAGACATTGGAATCCGACACGTCCGGTTCCACACAGATTTCAATAAAATGATTGCCGCCGCCGAGGGATCCCAATTGTTTCATGGATTTTTTTGATTTTTCCTGAACACCTTTGTGCAGTTCTTTGAAGCGTTTCCAGCCATTCCAGTTTTCTACCTCTTTGTCGACACGATCATTTTCTTCAAAACCAACAGGAATTCTGGCTTCAATGCTCAAGCGGAGATCTCTCAGTTTTCCTTCGAGAGCGGAAGCTTTGAGGTCCAGTTTGCGAGCCATCATTCCACAACCGATGTCAACACCCACAGCGGCAGGGATAATCGCGTCACGGGTCGCAATGACGGAACCCACCATCGCGCCTTTTCCCAGATGGGCGTCAGGCATCAACGCGATATGTTTGAAGACACAGGGCAATTGAGCCATGTTGAACAGCATACGCTGTTCTTCCTCATGCAGGTCATGGCTGTTGGCCCACGACACAATACGGTTTCTGGCATTAAGATTTAATATTTCAGGCATGGTGCTCCTTTTAAATAATAATAATCAGGCCCACAGATTAACGCATTCAGGAACCAAGTCCAAGTGAAACTTCAGCAGGTAATGAAACAGGAATTGACCTCACTGTTTAGAAACAGCAAAAGAATAAGTTGTAAAATTTTGCTCGTGCCCTACGTCCCGTGGGGCACGTTATCCACCAGGCGAAGCTCTGCTTCGCACCCACCGGAGGTTGGTCATGGAACGGTTACGAACGGGACGTTCTTAACCAGAAAGTTCCTAAGTTATTTTTTTAACGTCCATTCGTAGAGATTTCTTATAAATTGCCGACTTGCCGAACATCCGTTTGCAAATTATTTGCTTGTTGAGACCATACAGAATAAATCAGTCCAGCACTTTTTTTCATGATCCTTCATCAGGTTTAACCCCATGCACGCCACACTCAATCTTGTCCTGACTCTCGATCAGGCTGACAATCCGGAAGAACAACGGAATTTTGCGGCAAAGTCCCTCCAGATTGAGGTTTCCCGAATCACCGGCTTGCGGTTGAGGAAACGCTCTCTCGATGCCAGACAGCAGAACATCAAGGTCAATCTCCAGTTCGACGTGTATTGGGATGAACCTCTGCCTGAAAGCCTTCAACCCCAATGGAATTATCCGTCAGTCAGGGCGAAACCCCGGGTAATCATTGTGGGCTGTGGCCCGGCTGGGATGTTCGCCGCACTGAGATTGATCGAACTGGGACTGAAACCCGTCATTCTTGAACGAGGCAAAACCGTGAGGGACCGGCGACGGGATCTGGCAGAGATTCAGCGCAAGGGTCTGGTGAATCCTGACAGCAATTACT
Proteins encoded:
- a CDS encoding NAD(+)/NADH kinase, whose product is ERSMLECDYPGGTVYAVNEVVIRGATHMIALDLSINDQHIRRIRGDGLIVGTSTGSTAYLLSAGCPIVMPEVRCMILAGLNEYNFTARHLIVDHTSEIKIQITAFTRETDIYLSVDGKEKLPLAINDKIIVKESNLRAKLIFMDSNYFFNNLSTRLAWNDGLNRN
- a CDS encoding RtcB family protein, translated to MPEILNLNARNRIVSWANSHDLHEEEQRMLFNMAQLPCVFKHIALMPDAHLGKGAMVGSVIATRDAIIPAAVGVDIGCGMMARKLDLKASALEGKLRDLRLSIEARIPVGFEENDRVDKEVENWNGWKRFKELHKGVQEKSKKSMKQLGSLGGGNHFIEICVEPDVSDSNVWVMLHSGSRHIGNALATCHINSAKYLNKLMEQKAPDPELSYFVQGTSEFHSYWNDLQWAQKYAFRNREVMMDRILGVLAKRLNEGHPLGIQMSVNCHHNYAELEHHFGEDVYVTRKGAVRAQANDFGIIPGSMGSKSYIVKGKGNEDSFCSCSHGAGRQMSRTRAQKQFSVHDLEYQTQGVECRKDQHVLDEIPGAYKDIDVVMNAQSDLVEVVACLKQVVCVKG